The Ignavibacteriota bacterium genome contains the following window.
TTCTTTTGTGCAACGGAAGAGACCAATTCTTCCCGTTTACTGACTTGTGTTTCATCGAGATTCAACACAATAAGCATCGGCTTGATAGAAAGTAATTGATATGTCTTTAACAGTTGCAATTCTTCTTTCGTGAAGTCGGTTTCTCTCAATGGCTTTTCCTGTTGTAGGATGTGAAGACATTTTTCCAATACAGGTAATTCGCGCTTCATCAATTCATCCCCGGTTTTCAGCATTTGTTTGTTGATGCGTTCGATGCGCGTTTCAAGAATTGCCATATCCGATAGAAGAAATTCATTCTCGAACGAGGTGACATCTCTCATCATGTCCACTGTGCCATCCGGATGCGGAACCGCATCGTTGGCAAATAAACGGACGACTTGCACTAACGCGTCATTGGTTTTCACATTCCCAAGAAAGTTGGTCGTGAATTGTGTTGAGCCGCTTTCCCCTTTCTGAAGTCCGACGACATCAACAAATTCGATGGCGGCAAGTACTTTGCTCTTTGGCTGAAAAATGTCCGAAAGTTTTTCCAACCGGGCATCAGGTACTTTAATAACTGCGTGGTGCGTTTCTGACTTCGAGAACGAAGAAGAATCGAGATGAGTTTTGGTAATAGTCTGAAAAAGAGTTGATTTTCCTGAGTAGGGCAAGCCTACAATTCCGATTTGCATGTTTTCCTTTGTGGTTATTGAACGGGAAGAATATAAGAAATTTTCTACTGTCTGAGCAGAACTTTGGTTTACGTTCTTGTAAACATTTTTCTTTTTCTCCCGATTCTGAGTATTTTCATCTCGCATTTTCAATTTTTATGATAACCTATCAATAATTTGATGTTCAGTAACCGTCCCTTTAAATTGACTGACAGGAAAATTCCGTATTTCTATTACTTACTGTCAATGACCTTCTATCTGTTGTATTTTTTCGGTTGCTCAACTCCTCCGCCGGAAATTATCAAACAAGAGAAGCCAAAGCCAACAAAAAGCGAGTGGGTAGAGCAAACGCTTGCACGGCTAACACTCGAAGAGAAAATCAGTCAGATGATTTTATCGCGTTCCTATGGTTACTATTACAGTAGCAAGAGCGAACAGTATTGGTTGTTGCATCATCTTGTTGAGGGACATAAAGTTGGCGGGTTGATATTTTTTCAGGGAGATGTATATGAAACGGCGGAGATGATAAATCGTTGTCAGGAGTGGTCTGATATTCCGTTGTTGGTTGCGGCAGATTTTGAATGGGGAAGCGCAATGCGCATTCGTCGTGGAACGAGATTTCCTGAGGCGATGGCAGTCGGTGCGACTCGTGACACTTCACTGGCTTATCAAATGGGAAAAGCAATCGGGAAGGAGACTCGTGCGATGGGAATTCATCAAAACTACGCGCCCGTTGCCGATGTGAACAACAACCCGGATAATCCTGTCATTAACACACGCTCGTTCGGCGAAGACCCGAAGTTGGTTGCAGAAATGGCATGCGCGTTTACGTCGGGAATGCAATCGGAACATGTTCTTGCGACGGCGAAGCATTTTCCCGGTCACGGCGATACGCATGTTGATTCGCACATTGATTTACCGAGCGTGAACGCTTCCCGTTCACGCCTCGACAGCCTCGAATTGTATCCGTTCCGTGAATTGTTCAAACGGAATGTTGCTTCGGTGATGGTTGCACATCTTACTGTTCCTTCAATTGACTCAACGAGAGGATTACCTTCGACTCTTTCCAAACCATTCATCACCGGATTACTAAAACAGGAACTTGGATTCAACGGTTTGGTTGTTACCGATGCGCTTGACATGGGGGCTATTGTCAACAAGTTCGGTTCTGATTCGACTGCGATTTTTGCAGTTGAAGCCGGAACAGATGTGTTGTTGATTCTGCCTGATGAAGATGCGGCAATTGAAGCGTTGATGCACGCAGTTGAAACCGGAAGAATTTCAGAAGAACGAATCAATTATTCTGTTAGGAAAATACTTGGTTACAAGTTTGATTTGGGTTTGGTGGAAAATCGTTTTGTTGATTTAAAAAACATCCGGGAAGTCGTTGCAACACCTGAGCATCTTGGAATTGCAAAGCAGATCGCCAGAAAATCTATTACGGTTCTGAATAATGATTTGCTTCCCTTCATCCTTCCGTTCGATAAATCGAACGACAATTTTACCACCAAAAAGATATTGAACATCGTGATTGCTGATGTTGAAAGTTATCGGACGGAAATACAACGGAATGGAAATCCGTGGACGAACGAACCGGTCGGAAATTATTTTACAGCACAATTGAAGAGAAGAACAAGCAATGTCGAGCAAGTTACTGTTGACCCATCGTGGAATAAAATGAATTTTGATACGCTTCTGAAGAAAGCGAAAACTGCCGACATTATTTTGCTTCCGATATTTTCCAAAGCCCGCTCGGGTTCCGGCGCGGGCATGTTTGGAGTCGGAAGCGACATTACGAACTTCATCAAGCAACTTTCTGAATTGAACAAGCCAACCGTGGCGCTCGCGCTTGGAAGTCCGTACGTGTTGAGCGTTGTGCCGAAAGCAAATGCGTACCTTTGCTCGTACTCCGATTGTGAAGCATCAACCGAAGCGATTGTTGAAGCGTTGTTCGGGGAAATTCCGACGAGTGGAAAACTTCCGGTGAACATTCCCAACATGTTTCCTTTCGGTGAAGGAATCAATCTCTTGCAATCCGTTCTGCGAAAGGATAAACCGGAAAATGTCGGATTCAATTCAGATAGTCTTGCGTTGGTAGATTCAGTCATCAATAAAGCAATTAGAGATACCGCTTTCCCCGGCGCGCAGGTGTGTGTCGTCAAAGATGGAGCGATTGTGTTGAATAAGTCATACGGGAAGCAAACGTACGGAGGAACCGTTACAGGTTACGGGTTACAGGTTACAGGTTACAACGTTAAGGATTCAGTAATCATCAATCGTGAATCATCAATCGTCAATCAGACAATCTATGATTTGGCTTCTCTCACCAAAGTCATCGCAACAACTTCCGCTGTAATGAAATTGAATGATGAGCAACAACTTGGTCTTGACGATTTGGTCGTGA
Protein-coding sequences here:
- the ychF gene encoding redox-regulated ATPase YchF codes for the protein MQIGIVGLPYSGKSTLFQTITKTHLDSSSFSKSETHHAVIKVPDARLEKLSDIFQPKSKVLAAIEFVDVVGLQKGESGSTQFTTNFLGNVKTNDALVQVVRLFANDAVPHPDGTVDMMRDVTSFENEFLLSDMAILETRIERINKQMLKTGDELMKRELPVLEKCLHILQQEKPLRETDFTKEELQLLKTYQLLSIKPMLIVLNLDETQVSKREELVSSVAQKKAGKNTKVISFLGKIEMEMSELSDEDAAAFMSDYGIKESALHSLIRESYDLLGLQSFFTVGEDECRAWTIKKGMTAQEAAGVIHSDFYNKFIRAEVVHNDDFIKHGSFAKAKEHGTWRLEGKEYIVKDGDIISVRHS
- a CDS encoding serine hydrolase, translating into MTFYLLYFFGCSTPPPEIIKQEKPKPTKSEWVEQTLARLTLEEKISQMILSRSYGYYYSSKSEQYWLLHHLVEGHKVGGLIFFQGDVYETAEMINRCQEWSDIPLLVAADFEWGSAMRIRRGTRFPEAMAVGATRDTSLAYQMGKAIGKETRAMGIHQNYAPVADVNNNPDNPVINTRSFGEDPKLVAEMACAFTSGMQSEHVLATAKHFPGHGDTHVDSHIDLPSVNASRSRLDSLELYPFRELFKRNVASVMVAHLTVPSIDSTRGLPSTLSKPFITGLLKQELGFNGLVVTDALDMGAIVNKFGSDSTAIFAVEAGTDVLLILPDEDAAIEALMHAVETGRISEERINYSVRKILGYKFDLGLVENRFVDLKNIREVVATPEHLGIAKQIARKSITVLNNDLLPFILPFDKSNDNFTTKKILNIVIADVESYRTEIQRNGNPWTNEPVGNYFTAQLKRRTSNVEQVTVDPSWNKMNFDTLLKKAKTADIILLPIFSKARSGSGAGMFGVGSDITNFIKQLSELNKPTVALALGSPYVLSVVPKANAYLCSYSDCEASTEAIVEALFGEIPTSGKLPVNIPNMFPFGEGINLLQSVLRKDKPENVGFNSDSLALVDSVINKAIRDTAFPGAQVCVVKDGAIVLNKSYGKQTYGGTVTGYGLQVTGYNVKDSVIINRESSIVNQTIYDLASLTKVIATTSAVMKLNDEQQLGLDDLVVKYIPEFGNHGKEKITIRNLLLHNSGLPAFKRLYATCKSPQEVLDSVFQTTLIYKTGDSTVYSDFGFITLGKIVERISGQSLDEYCRKKFFEPLGMKQTMFNPSESLWTNIAPTEYDSILRKKLVRGVVHDENAYTLGGVSGHAGLFSTASDLANFMQMLMNRGSYNGEQFLKPETINLFTTRQGKGSNRALGWDTKTVDGYSSAGKYFSEKSFGHTGFTGTSIWADPERNIFVIFLTNRVYPTRANTKITGVRPAVHEAVIRSLTDFKPNK